The genomic region TTCCTTTTTTAACACCATAACTAGCTTTAGAAAGTGCCTTTGCAGGTGTGAGAATGGCATAAGCTAATCCCATAAAGGTAATAAAGGTAGAACCGGCAATGGTGCCATCTACTAAAACCATGCGTCCACCAAACCATAGTAGAACTCCTATCACTGCAATACCTAAAACTTCACTTACTGGGCTGGCAAAACTTTTACGTTTATCAAGACTGTTTGTAAATCTACGGAATCTGCTAGTGGTTTTCTCAAAGCTATCCTGCATGCGTTCTTCTGCGTTAAAACCTTTAATGACTTTAAGTCCACCTAGTGTTTCTTCTAGTTGAGAAAGAACAGCGCCTTGTTCTTTTTGTACCCGTTCTGATTTACTTTTTAAACGTTTACCTATAAGCGATATGATGTAACCACTAATTGGTATAAATACTAAAACAAACAAGGTTAGTTTAACGCTAAACATTAACATCGCGGCCAGCGCAAATATGATATTGAGAGGTTCTTTTACAATCAATTCTAGTATGGATAAAAAACTACTTTGAATTTCTATCACGTCTGTCGTGGCACGAGAAATGACATCTCCTTTACGTTTCTCAGAAAAATAAGAAACAGGAAGATTCACAATTTTCTTGTACAAATCATCGCGTAGATCTTTCATAATTCCAGTCCTGAAAAAGGTCAAGAAATACATTCCTAAATATCCAAATACATTCTTTAGAAAGAAAAGACTTATCACTAGAACGATCATTAAAATTAACGCTTGTTCTTGGTCGTTTTTTGCAACTTCAGATACGTAGTAATTCACATATCCTTCCACAAACTCTTTTGTTTTAGTAAAATCAGTCCAGATAGGTTTTTTATAAACGACCTCAGTTTCTTGAAATAATACCTGTAGTACAGGCATTAAAGAAACAAATGATAACGTACTAAAAAATGCAAAGAGTACATTACTTATTATATTGAGTACAGCCCATTTTCTGTATGGTTTTGCATACCCAAGAATCTCTTTGAAATAATTCATTAATTAAATATCAAAATCGGCTAGAATGCCGTTAATTTTATTATTAAGTTGGTCTTGTACCGCTGGATAATTAGATACCTTATCTAGTGGTGCTTTAACACTAATGTAGAACTTTATTTTAGGTTCAGTTCCGCTAGGTCTTGCTGCAATCTTTGAGCCATCTGCTAGATAGAATATTAAAACGTTAGATTTTGGAACTTCTAGCGTTTCAATTTTATTTAATTGCTTGTTTTCTCTAGTGCTGGCGGCATAGTCTTCTACAATAATGACATCTTGTCCTGCTATTTGTTTTGGTGTGTTTTCACGCAGGTCGATCATCATTTGTTTGATTTCTTGAGCACCAGAGATTCCTTTTTTGACTAGGGACACGAGTCTTTCTTGATAACAGCCGTGTTTTAAGTACAGTTTTAATAATTCTTGATAGGTTGTGGATGAGTTCGCTTTCGCGTAAGCGTACATCTCACAGGCTAACAATGCTGCAGTAACCGCATCCTTATCACGTACAAAGTCACCAACCATGTAGCCAAAGCTTTCCTCGCCACCACCGATAAAGTCCTGTTGTGGATGGTCTTTAATCATCTTTGCGATCCACTTAAATCCGGTCAATCCTTCTTTGCATTCCACCTGATAATCCATCGCTAGATCATGCATCATAGGTGTGGACACAATAGTAGACCCTATGAATGGTTGCGTCGCGTTTTTTAAATCTGATTGTTGTAAAAGAAAGTCTGTCATGGCTATCATGGTTTGATTACCATTAAGCAATACCATTTTACCATCATTATCACGTACAGCTACACCTAGTCGATCACTGTCTGGATCTGTTCCTATAACGATGTCAGCATGAATCTTATTGGCCAGATCAACGGCCATTTTAAGAGCCTCAGGTTCTTCTGGGTTAGGAGAGTCTACGGTAGGGAAATCGCCATCTGGAATCGCTTGTTCTTTAACAACGTGTAGATCTGTAAAACCAGCTCTTTTTAAGGTCTCTGGAATTAAAGTGATACTGGTACCATGTAAACTCGTAAAAACAATTTTTAATCGAGAACGGTCTATATCACCAGCAATTTTACCAGCTTTTATACTGTCCACAATAAAAGCATTATCATCTGCTGGAGTAAGTAATTCAATTAATTCTGGATTGCCATTAAAATTAATGTCCTTAAAGTTTAAAGAAGCAATAAGGTCTAATATTTCTTTATCTTGAGGTGGTACTAACTGTCCACCATCTTGCCAGTACACTTTATAACCATTATACTCTGGCGGATTGTGACTTGCGGTAAGGACAATACCGGCATGGCAACCTTTTGCTTTTACTGTATAAGATAATAATGGAGTAGGGCGCAAGTCTTCAAATAGATATACATGTATACCGTTTGCACTAAAAACGTTTGCCACTACTTGTGCTAGTTCTTTAGAATTATGACGACAATCAAATGCGATGGCTACTTTTATTTGCTCATCTTTAAAGGTCTCTTTTAAATATTGTGAAAGACCTTGAGTGTTTTTACCTAGTGTATATTTATTAATACGGTTAGTACCTACACCCATAATACCACGCATACCACCAGTGCCAAATTCTAAATCCTTATAGAAAGATTCTTGAAAATCTGCATTATTTGCGCTTATTAAAGCTAGTGTTTTTGTAATTGTATCAGTATCAAATGGCGCTTGCGTCCATGATTGAGCATTTTTAAGAATAGCTTCTTTATCCATTATTATGACGTATGAATGAAATACAAAGATAACAGAAAATAGTAGGTAGCAGGCTGTTAGATTTATGTCGCTAGCACTGGTGCATATCGATGTAAGTCTGGTAATGACAACAGCTATTTATATACTATAGCTGCTTTAACTTATTTATACTTCCTTTTCAATACAGTAGCGATTCACTTGATTACCATTTCTAAGGATTAATTCTCCTAGAAAACCAGCAATAAAGAACAAAACACCCAGCAGCATGGTGGTGAGTGCAATAAAAAACCATGGATTATCAGTTACAAGACCATAAGGAATATTATTTGCCATTTTATAAAGTTTTGAAAACCCTACATAACCAGCGGTAATAAAACCTAGCATAAACATAATGACACCTAGCGCGCCGAAAAGGTGCATAGGTCGTTTACCATATTTTGATATAAAGGCAATGGTAATTAAGTCTAAAAAGCCGTTTATAAAACGTTCATAACCAAATTTAGTCGTTCCATATTTTCTAGCTTGGTGGATGACCTCTTTTTGAGCGATATTACTAAAACCAGCGTTTTTGGCCAGTACAGGTATATAGCGGTGCATCTCGCCATGGACATCTATATTTTTAATAACAGCAGCTTTGTATGCCTTGAGTCCACAATTAAAATCATTTAATTGAACACCGCTTGTTTTACGTGCGGCCCAATTAAAAAGTTTACTAGGTAAGTTTTTTGCAATAACACTATCATATCTTTTTTTCTTCCAGCCGCTTACCAGATCGTGGTCTTGCACAGTGATCATGCGATATAATTCTGGAATCTCATCTGGACTATCTTGCAAGTCTGCATCCATCGTAATTACGACCTCACCTTGTGCTTTATGAAAACCGGCATGTAGCGCTTGTGATTTTCCATAATTACTTAAAAACTTTATGGTATGTGTGCTGTCATGCTTACGCGAAAGCGTCTCCAAAACATCCCAACTGCCATCTGTACTACCATCGTCTATAAAAATGATCTCATAGCTGATTTCCATGGTTTGCATGACGCGTAAGATCCAAGCGTGTAATTCTGGAAGAGATTCTTCCTCATTTAACAACGGTATGACTATGGATAAATTCATGCAAGAGATTCTGTTATGGGATATGATAATTAAGCCTGTTGTGGCGTTTCTTTTCTAAAGATCAAAGATGATAAGATTCCAAAAATGGTATAAAACAATAATTTAGATATAAAACCGGTGAAGTAGCTGCCTAAACTATATACAGGTTTCTTAAATACATCTTGGTTTGCAAGAGCATTTTCATTTTTTTGAGCAAACTCTTCAGTTGCTTTTTCGGCTATGGCTTGTGCACCTGGATCTATTTGTACATAAATAAGGTAGTTTGCAATAAAATCTACTAGAAAAATTACGAGCATACATAAGAAAAAAGCGAGGACACCTTGTTTTAATGATAGATAACCATTGAGACTAGACTTGCTCCACCATTGTGCTGCAATTCCAAAAGGAATAGGTAATATCATCATTGCAATACCTAAGCCGACACTGCTAAATGCTTGAATTTGCCATATATAGATGACTAAAGCTAGATTTGCCACCGCACCGATAAGGCCTATTATGAAAGCGTTTTTTTTTACTATTTGATCCAAAGCGTTCTTTTTTTTAAGAAATACAAATATAATGGTTTGCATTACGCCCGAAAGCTATAAATTGCACAGATATATTTAAGCAATCTATTTGTAGATTTAATAATAATGATTAAATTTGCAGCCGCAAAAGAATAAGATTAAGATCATGCAAAAAGGAATTCACCCAGAAGATTATAGACTAGTAGCTTTTAAAGACATGTCTAATGACCAAATATTTTTAACTAAATCGACTGCTCCTACTAAGGAAACGATTGAGTTTGAAGGTAACGAGTATCCACTTATTAAATTAGAGATCTCTCGTACTTCTCATCCTTTTTATACTGGTGAGACTAAACTTTTAGATACGGCTGGTCGTATTGATAAGTTCAAAACTAAATATGCAAAATTCAAGAAGTAATCTTCTTAGAATTTTAATGATATTAAAAAGCTTCGCCTTGTGCGAGGCTTTTTTTGTTTTTTAAAAAGTACCTTTACTTTATAATTATTTATTCATTGTTACTATCTCTGTACCATGCCATTTACGGTCACGATAGTCAAATGAACTCTAGCAAACACTTAATGCCTGATTGCTGGTAAGTAACTATACTTACAGTGTTATATAATCACGCGCTTTGCTCTTCTCATTAATTTGCAACTCGTTTCTTCACAACGCAAATTGATGAATACAGCAATTAATGCCCATAAGCCTGCACCATTTGTAACAGGTAAACGACTAGAGGTTTTTAACCTTTCTACAGAAATTAAGAAAACCATTCAAGCGCTAGAAGCTGGTAAGCCAGTTCTTATTGCAGATTTTTATAGCAATGGAGTTTTACTACTTAAAGAACTACAGCAGTATCTTAAAGGTAAGATGCCTCATCAAACTTTTCAAGAGCAACGCGAGTATCGAGCTGCTTATCATAAGCTTTCTAATCTCATACTTCTAGAAATCATCAATTATAAAATCGATGTAAAAAAAGCACCTGCTATAGGCTGGCTTGAAAAACTGTATACTGGTAATACTAACTTTTTACTCACTTTTCCACAAGTGCAAGGATTAAATAGTTCCTGGCAGTGGTATCAAAATGGTATATCAGTTCCTACTTTAAGAAATAAAATACATCCTTATTATGGGGTTTATTTCCCAACTAGATTTGACCATTTAACCGTTTTTGACAACTGGTTAAAGCGCTATAAAGGTCCTAAGAAAACAGCTGTTGATGTAGGTGTAGGTAGTGGTGCGCTTTCTTTTCAATTAGTAGGTCACGGTTTTCAAAAAGTATATGGGACAGATATCAATCCTAATGCTATCATAGGTCTAACAGAGTTTATGGGCGATACAAAGCTATCTAGAAAGATAGAGCTGGATCATGCTCCATTATTTGGTAAATGGGATAAACAAACAGAATTAATTGTATTTAATCCACCGTGGTTGCCCATTTCTTCAGAAAACGATAGGACTGATAAGGCGATGTATTATCCAGAAGAGTTATTCTCAGATTTTTTTGCTGCTGCAAAGGAAAGACTGACTGTAGATGGAAAACTACTAATCTTATTTTCTAACCTTGCACAAATAACTGATGTCACTAATGATCATCCTATTGAAAATGAGATTGCACATCACGATAGATTTCAATTAGAACGATGTTATAAAAAAAGAGTCAAGTCTGCTTCAGATAAAACTACTAGAGATCAAAACTGGCGTTCTAGTGAGGAAATAGAATTATGGGTTTTAGTTCATAAAAACCGTGATTAATATTTATAGAAAACCTACCTATTGAGTAACTCTATTTATGTTTTTGCTGTCTAAAATGTGACAAGTTAGCAATGGTGTTTTTTAATGACGCTTTCGCGAAAGCGTAATATTTATCATCATATAGAACACCATACACTATTGTGATGACCACCCAAAGGCCTCATTAATCTCTTTATATACAACCTTACCAGAAATAATATTTAGTCCTTTTTCTAGGCTTGGATTCTGGCTGCAAGCCTTTTCCCAACCATGACGAGCTAGTTGAAGCGCATATGGTAAGGTCACATTAGTAAGTGCCACGGTAGAGGTATAGGGAACCGCACCAGGCATATTTGCAACGGTATAATGCACAACGTCGTCGATGATGTAAATAGGATCTTCATGTGTGGTAGGTCTCGTGGTTTCTACACAACCACCTTGATCAACGGCAACATCTACTATAACGGTACCTGGACGCATTTCTTTAAGCATATCGCGTGTGATTAGGTTAGGAGCTTTGGCACCTTTTAAAAGTACGCCACCTATAATCAGGTCGTGCGTCTTGATGTGTTTCCTGATGTTGAATTCGTTAGAGAATTCTGTCACGACGTGCGGTGGCATCACATCATTTACATAGCGCAATCGTTTCATATTAATATCCATGATGGTAACGTGTGCACCAAGACCTGCGGCCATTTTTGCGGCCTGAATTCCTACCACGCCAGCACCTAGAACTAAAACCTTACCAGGTGCAACACCAGGAACACCGCCTAAAAGAACGCCTCTTCCTTTTACAGGTTTTTCTAAGTATTTTGCACCTTGTTGTATGGCTAGTCTACCTGCAACCTCAGACATAGGTGTCAGTAATGGTAAGGTGCCATCTTGATCTTCTACGGTTTCATAGGCGATGCATATGGCTTTGGCTTTAATCATTGCGTTAGTTAGAGGTTTGCTAGAAGCAAAGTGGAAATAGGTAAACAGTACCTGTCCTTCTCTCACTAGGTCATATTCTAGCTCGATAGGTTCTTTTACTTTTACGATTAATTCTGCGATAGCATAAACTTCTTCAATGGTGTTGACTATGATGGCACCGGCTTTTTTATAGTCGTTGTCAAAAAAGCCACTTCCTTCACCAGCAGTAGATTGTACATAGACGGTATGGTTGTTTTTTATCATTTCATAAACTCCAGCAGGTGTCATACTTACTCTACTTTCGTTATTCTTAATCTCTTTTGGAATCCCTACAATCATTTTTAAGCCATTTATATTAAAAACCGAAGTTGTTACTTTTTATTGGTTTATAAAAGTATTAGCTATTAATATTACAGGGTGCTTTTCTTTAAAAGTATGTTTTAAATGGTTTAAACCCTAATTTTTATAGGGTGTGTAGATTTTGATAAAAATTAAGTTTAAAGTGAATTATTCGTTTTTAGTTAGTTTCTGATATCATGTATTGCTAATGCAAAACTGGATAGCTCATATGACGAAACACAGGTTTTCATCTGGCCTCGATGAATTATAAAAAAGTGCATAAAAAAAGGCTCTAGAATCAATTGATTGATTCTATGAGCCCAGAATAATAGTGTCTCAAATTAACGAAGAAAAGTGTTTTTTTGTACTCAGTTCTTTGTTTTAAAGCAGTGTTTTACTGACTTACGGCTTATGGATGAGAAAATTTTTTATATTTTATGTTATTCACCTTTTATAATAGGTTGGTATTTATTCCAATTGGTAACAATTACCCAGATATTAATTGCGAATAGTATTAGTGCGATTCCAATTCCTGATAAGTCGTGTACCAAATGATGAACAAATATACCTACCATAACTGGAAGAATTACTAATGCTCCCAATGCTCTTGTTTTAGGGATAGCTATTAAAGCGCCTCCAATAATTTCAATAATTGCTACAAGCGGAAAAATCCATTTAATTGCTATAAATCCACCCATTATTTGCATCATTTCTTCAGACATCTCGGGCATAGGTATATAGTTGAAGAATTTGTTAAGACCTGAATTAATCATCATTAATCCGAATAGGATACATAAAACTGTAAAAATTATTTTTTTCATTTTTCAATTGTTGTTGTTAATAGTAGGGCAAATTTAACTATTATTGATTACTATTTGTAATCAGCTACCTATAGGTAATCAGTTACTTTAAGGTAATCAATAAATTTGTAGATATGAGGAAAAAGGAACATAAAGAGTGCACGTCTGCTTTATTACCTGTAAGGGACACTTTAGATATTATAGGTGGAAAATGGAAACTTTTAATTTTAATTTCAATTTGGGAAGGAAATAAGCACTTTAGGGAAATTGAGCGTAGTATTCCGAAGTTAAGCACCAAAGTTTTGTCAAAGGAATTAAAAGATTTAGAAGAGAATCAATTGATTACAAGAACTGTTATAAATGGTTTTCCTGTTAGAACAAAATATATGCCCACAGAGCATTCCAAAACGTTGGAAAAAGTCATTTTTGAACTGCATAATTGGGGTGTTCACCACAGGAAAAAAATATTTGGTAATAAGTCCTCAAATAGTTCAGTAAGTGTATAGTGTAATTTAAATTACATATTTGTAAATAGCATAGGTATAAGGCGAGTGAGGCGTTTTAGCCAGTACGCGTTGACTTTTTGGTTGTTGGTTATTAAATTACAGTTTATTAAGTAACTAGAAGTAGTGATTAATTTCAGACTAGTGAAGATTGATAATAAAACAGGCTCTAGAATCAAACAAATGACTCTATGATCTTGTAATAATAAGATTTTAAGTTAATAAAGATATGTGTTGTTTTTTACTTCCGTTCTTTGATAGTCTTTCGTTATTAATTTCTTATAATTAGTTTAAAGTTTATTTAAGTGAACTCTTGTTCCGTATTTAAAAATAACTAAAGAAGTAATTTCATTCAAGCTATCTCTTACAAACTCTCCTTTGAAGTAAATGTCAGTTTGGCCAAATATCTTATCAGCAGTTTCAAAATAGAATAAATCTATATCTTCAAGATCTCCATTCATAACGCCTATTAAGTTATCGTCTTTTATTTGAATATTATAGTTCATATCAGGAAATTGACCATCAAAACCTTCTACCTCTACAATCTTATAAGTACCCACATATTCTTTTAGTTGTGCCGTTGTTAAATGAACTAAATTATGTGGTATAAAATCGGGCAGCGGTTCATTACTTTCAATAAGTGTGTTAATTTGTTTGTATGTATTAATTGCGTTTTCTCTAAATTGCATAACATGATAACTTGCCAAATTTTCACAGCCAGCGTTTTGGTATAGATTTACAACATTTTTATAATAAGGGTCATTAAGGAAAAAATCAATCATTTCATCTTCTAATTGAGGTCGTTCTAATCTATAATACCAATCTTTACTTTTGGCTAAATCGTCAATCACTCTATCTGTAATAACATCCAAGCGATTATCGAATTTGTCTATTTCGTATTTATTATAAATATAGATTTCGTTTAATGGCTCAATAACTGCTTTTAGCTTTTCTGAAACATTATCAACATTTTCTGTGAGGTTTGTATATCCATTTTTATGAATCTTCATATGAAAAGCGTTCATAATAGCGTATCTTAAAATATGTCTATTATCATTTTTATAATCATCATAGGTTAGTTGATTAGATTGTACTAAGTTGAAGATGGAATCTTTTGTTTTGTAATAGGCAATTAGCTCGTCCGACTTTTGAATATCTAGTCCTAAATCATGTTGTACTTCTTTTAAAATAGAAACAATCTTATTTTCGGTTTTTCGCTGTTCATTTTTATTATTTATTTGAAGCGCGATGAGAATACCAATAATTACAAGTACAATCTCTCCTAAAGCGTAAAGTATGTATTTGCTAAATTTATTTTCTGAGAGTAGGTTTTTGCGAATTTTCCGAAAGAATTTTATCATTGGTTAGCGATTTCTGTTACATAAGCACAATGGCAATAGTATTAGGCGAGTAAAGCGTTTTGCCGGTATGTCTGTATCATTTGATGTTGATTAGTGGTTGTTAAGTTACAGTTTCTTAAGTAAATAGAGGTAGTTTTTAATCTAAGACTAGTGAAGATAGAAAATAAAAAAGACTCCAGAATCAACTGTTCGATTCTATGAGCCCAGATTAATAATGTCTCAAATTAACAAAGTAATGTGTTGTTTTTCACCTCAGTTCTTTGTGGTAAGTAATACTTTGCACAAAGCTATTCAGTTGTATATAATTTCACTACTTTCTTTAAGTTGATGGCATCGTTTATTATATAGAAATATTCTAATTGCCATTTTTGAGTTCTTTCCGCCTGTTTATTCTTTGCAATGTCCCAATTTGGATAAACCCGAAACGCTCTTTTTCCTTCTTTTTTGGTTGTGGATATGATCCCTTTTTTAATCAACACGGATTTAGGAAAAACAAATTGACCAAAGTCATTTTCGGTTCGCACGTTTACAGTATAAAAATCAATTGGATCGTTTTCTTCAAAAGGTTCTATGGGGCCTTTTTCGTTCCGCTTCCAAAATGTAACAAACTGTCCAACTTTTTTAGGCGTTATTTTTGAATTTCGGCTTATTATTTTCTGTCCATTCAAGTCAAATCGGCACGCATTATATTCCTTACTTTCGTGCTCAATTTGAAAGTCGGAAATTTTTAGTCCGCATTTTGTATACACTTCGTTATTTATTTTATTTAAATTATCATCCATTTTTTTATTCAGCATGAATTTAAATTTAGAACAAAATTTTGTTCAATGTTACTTATAACGATCTAAATTACAAGTATTTGTGTGGTTGAGTTTTTAAATTTGTAAATACACATTAAACTGAAAATACGCGAGGATATACAGAAGTAGGTGAGTACAAGCAATTACTAATAACTATAGTTGTGCTCTGGTTTTAATTACTTGTATATTTATTTTCTTCTTCACTTGCCCAAATTTGTTGATATACGGCACTACGAAAAGAATCGTTTAACTCATATCCTGGTTTGCGAACTGCGTTATTCTGGGACATAATGATACCTACAAAATTTCTTTTTGGATCTGCCCAGAAATAGGTGCATTCATATCCACCACCTATCCAAAGTCCTGCTTCTCCTTGTTTTTTGGTCTCCATAGACTCACCGCTGATCCACAAATTATAACCATTATAACCATAAGGGCTGTCTTTTTGAGTATGTGGGGCATAAATATCTTCTACGGTTTCCTTATCTAGAAATCTATAATTATTTAATTCGCCTCTTTTTAAAAGCATTCGAACAAAATCGGCATATCCATCTGCCGTAGCGACCATTCCTTCTCCACCTAAATATAAGGGATGATTAACATCATAGTCAGGTACATCAGGACCAAGAATATCTAGCTCACCTTTACGAGCAACTCTTAATACAGAATCTCTTCCTGTAAAACGAGGAAGCAAATCAATGTTTTCAGGTAATCTATACCGTAAACCTTCAATATGCATAGGGTCGGTGATGCGTTCTTTTACCAGTTCATTTAAATTTTTACCGGTTGCTCTTTCAGCGACAAGTCCTAATACTGTGGTGTTTGTACCATAAAAATAATCTGTACCCGAATGTTGAATTAATGGTAACTCGGACATCTTTTTAATTAATTCATCAGAGTTCTTAGCCTTGGGTAAGTTTTGTTTTGCGATAAGAGAATCAATACAAGAAAAACCAGTTGTGGCATAATAAAAACCAGCCTGATGATTTATTAAATGACGCACAGTCATTACAGAGTCATTAGAAACCAACTTTATAGGACATGCGTTTTCTTTATTCTGCCATTCAGAGTCTAACAGACTCGATCCATTATCGGAAACAGCAACTTTGAGATTTTTAAATTCTGGGATATAATTAGTTACTGGATCATCTAGTTGTAAGGCACCATCTTCAATTAAATCTAATACGGTAGAAATAGTTACAATTTTACTCATGGACCATATACGTACCCAAGTATCGCCATTCACTTCAGTATTAGGAAGCAGTGTTTTGTTTACAGCACTATGTTCGTAAATCATATTACCATCGAGATCTTCTATTCTCGCATATACAAAAGGATAAAAATCTTCATCTACATAATGATCTATTACATCATCAATTTTTGTTGTATCGGCAAATTTTAATTGATTCTTGTTCTCTTGTGTACAA from Nonlabens arenilitoris harbors:
- a CDS encoding serine hydrolase domain-containing protein codes for the protein MQKLTPFTLITLITLFALQSCTQENKNQLKFADTTKIDDVIDHYVDEDFYPFVYARIEDLDGNMIYEHSAVNKTLLPNTEVNGDTWVRIWSMSKIVTISTVLDLIEDGALQLDDPVTNYIPEFKNLKVAVSDNGSSLLDSEWQNKENACPIKLVSNDSVMTVRHLINHQAGFYYATTGFSCIDSLIAKQNLPKAKNSDELIKKMSELPLIQHSGTDYFYGTNTTVLGLVAERATGKNLNELVKERITDPMHIEGLRYRLPENIDLLPRFTGRDSVLRVARKGELDILGPDVPDYDVNHPLYLGGEGMVATADGYADFVRMLLKRGELNNYRFLDKETVEDIYAPHTQKDSPYGYNGYNLWISGESMETKKQGEAGLWIGGGYECTYFWADPKRNFVGIIMSQNNAVRKPGYELNDSFRSAVYQQIWASEEENKYTSN